In a single window of the bacterium genome:
- a CDS encoding translation initiation factor IF-3 has translation MSKQRVNREIRAPQVRVISESGEQLGVMSVGQALELAQGREMDLVEVAPNVDPPVCKLMDFDKLRYKQKKRQKESHRTQQLKEITVRLKIGQHDLDTKVKHIKRFLSEGHKVKLNVHMRGREKDYAGTLGVAMLDKVSEDLKELAIVERKSTAVMGNRIHLILAPVKTGDTKHAKDENAQGDRQAG, from the coding sequence ATCAGCAAGCAGAGGGTAAACCGGGAGATCCGGGCGCCGCAGGTCCGGGTCATTTCCGAGAGCGGCGAGCAGCTCGGCGTGATGAGCGTCGGGCAGGCGTTGGAACTTGCGCAGGGCAGGGAGATGGACCTCGTTGAGGTTGCTCCCAACGTGGACCCGCCCGTGTGCAAGCTGATGGACTTTGACAAGCTCAGGTACAAACAGAAAAAGCGGCAGAAGGAATCGCACCGCACGCAGCAGCTCAAAGAAATCACGGTGCGCCTGAAAATAGGCCAACACGACCTTGACACCAAGGTGAAGCACATAAAGCGCTTCCTTTCCGAGGGGCACAAGGTCAAGCTGAACGTCCACATGCGCGGGCGCGAGAAGGACTATGCCGGCACTCTGGGAGTGGCCATGCTCGACAAGGTGAGCGAGGATTTAAAAGAACTCGCGATAGTCGAGCGAAAGAGCACCGCGGTTATGGGCAACAGGATTCATCTCATCCTCGCGCCCGTGAAAACTGGAGATACGAAACATGCCAAAGATGAAAACGCACAAGGCGACCGCCAAGCGGGTTAA
- the rpmI gene encoding 50S ribosomal protein L35 yields MPKMKTHKATAKRVKVTGSGKLMRKYARERHLLRKKTSARKRRLSVPGSFAPADTARIRTLISPGL; encoded by the coding sequence ATGCCAAAGATGAAAACGCACAAGGCGACCGCCAAGCGGGTTAAGGTGACCGGCTCGGGCAAACTCATGCGCAAGTACGCCCGCGAGCGGCACCTTTTGCGCAAGAAAACGAGCGCGCGCAAGCGCAGGCTGAGCGTGCCGGGCTCGTTCGCGCCCGCGGACACGGCGCGTATCCGTACACTTATCAGCCCGGGGTTGTAA
- the rplT gene encoding 50S ribosomal protein L20 — MARVKRSVGGRKKRRKIIALAKGFRGARGNLYRAAREAVWHSWRYAYVGRKRRKRDFHRLWNARINAGARMRGLSYSQFMHGLKTAGIGLNRKMLSELAIRRPEIFDQIAAAAKSGLAG, encoded by the coding sequence ATGGCACGTGTGAAAAGAAGCGTCGGCGGACGCAAAAAAAGAAGAAAGATAATAGCCCTCGCAAAGGGATTTCGCGGCGCGAGAGGCAATCTGTACAGAGCCGCACGCGAGGCCGTATGGCATTCGTGGCGCTACGCCTACGTCGGACGCAAGCGCCGCAAGCGCGACTTCCACCGGCTGTGGAATGCCCGCATCAACGCGGGCGCCCGGATGCGGGGGCTGTCCTACTCGCAGTTTATGCACGGTCTTAAGACGGCGGGCATCGGCCTCAACCGCAAAATGCTTTCCGAGCTTGCGATCCGCCGCCCAGAGATCTTCGACCAGATCGCGGCCGCGGCCAAATCCGGACTGGCGGGCTAG
- the pheS gene encoding phenylalanine--tRNA ligase subunit alpha: protein MSSLADIESRVADAVSRISNASDEVSLRAIQSEALSAAGWLSDAMKRIREVPADEKKAYGQAINAAKSRIEKAFESRLAEIKSLASAAKEYLDVTLESAPALAGRLHPTTQALNKVCGIFIAMGFEVVDGPEIEDEYHNFDALNITPDHPARDNMDTFFIHGDVILRTHTSPVQIRTMERIEKGDDLLIRIISPGVTYRRDRADRTHTPVFSQVEGLMVGRGIKFAHMAGILREFARQFFGPSANLRLRPDFFPFVEPGAEAAVTCPICGGGGCPTCKRTGWVEIMGCGMVHPAVLDRQGIPSDSYQGFAFGMGIERLTQMLYQVEDSRWFFENDVRFLRQF from the coding sequence GTGAGCAGCCTGGCCGACATCGAGTCCCGGGTTGCGGACGCCGTATCCCGGATTTCCAATGCTTCCGACGAGGTGTCGCTTCGCGCTATCCAGTCGGAGGCGCTTTCCGCCGCGGGATGGCTGTCGGATGCGATGAAGCGCATCAGGGAAGTCCCCGCCGACGAAAAGAAAGCATACGGTCAGGCAATCAACGCCGCGAAATCGCGAATCGAAAAAGCGTTCGAGTCGCGGCTGGCCGAAATAAAGTCGCTCGCATCCGCCGCGAAAGAATATCTCGACGTCACGCTCGAAAGCGCGCCCGCGCTTGCCGGACGGCTGCATCCCACGACGCAGGCGCTCAACAAAGTGTGCGGAATTTTCATCGCGATGGGGTTCGAAGTCGTGGACGGCCCGGAAATAGAGGACGAGTACCACAACTTCGACGCGCTCAACATTACGCCCGACCATCCCGCCCGCGACAACATGGATACGTTCTTTATCCACGGCGACGTGATACTTCGCACGCACACCAGCCCGGTGCAGATCCGCACGATGGAGCGCATCGAAAAAGGCGACGATTTGCTCATCCGCATCATCAGTCCAGGCGTCACCTACCGCCGCGACCGCGCCGACCGCACCCATACGCCCGTATTCAGCCAGGTAGAAGGTCTTATGGTGGGCCGCGGCATCAAATTCGCCCACATGGCCGGCATCCTGCGGGAGTTCGCCCGGCAGTTCTTCGGCCCGTCGGCGAATTTACGGCTGCGCCCCGACTTTTTCCCGTTCGTCGAGCCGGGCGCGGAGGCGGCGGTCACCTGTCCGATTTGCGGCGGCGGTGGCTGCCCCACTTGCAAACGCACGGGCTGGGTGGAGATCATGGGCTGCGGGATGGTGCATCCGGCGGTGCTTGACCGCCAGGGCATCCCGAGCGACAGCTACCAAGGCTTCGCATTCGGGATGGGCATAGAGCGCCTCACGCAGATGCTGTACCAGGTAGAGGACAGCCGCTGGTTCTTCGAAAACGACGTGCGGTTTCTAAGGCAGTTCTAG